From Domibacillus sp. DTU_2020_1001157_1_SI_ALB_TIR_016, a single genomic window includes:
- a CDS encoding acylphosphatase, translating into MKQARHLTVSGKVQGVGFRYFAQMTAADHSVSGWVKNLDNGAVAVHAEGSPAELDAFVADLKKGNHFAKVHHIEEEYVPLESLTSFRIKY; encoded by the coding sequence ATGAAACAGGCTCGTCACTTAACGGTTTCTGGAAAAGTACAGGGAGTTGGTTTTCGCTATTTTGCCCAAATGACTGCTGCCGATCATAGTGTTTCCGGCTGGGTGAAAAACCTTGATAATGGCGCAGTCGCTGTTCATGCAGAGGGTTCCCCGGCAGAGCTGGACGCCTTTGTAGCAGATTTAAAAAAAGGAAACCACTTTGCAAAAGTTCATCATATTGAAGAGGAATATGTACCGCTGGAGTCTCTTACTTCCTTTCGAATCAAGTATTGA
- a CDS encoding STAS domain-containing protein, with translation MGHLKSMPLPTFRVDRKLNVLECSDSAQRRFGNQRNLESIVDEGSQRKLAKLQEQSTTIELALLTVGLKPEAFSVSVQWDEHEGYLQCVGLDRRLTRLEKMVHQQQMRLAEADFQLLEKKEEAEAALIKMKERSAPLIALSSTTALIPMFGDLDSALMEHTKDVLSQCFYDGNYEYLYIDFTAVDLITLSGIEHFNQLVDILLLLDANIRIVGVKPVHAPFLKNHRHSGLVYASSIQIESESLSEK, from the coding sequence GTGGGGCATCTTAAGTCTATGCCGCTGCCGACTTTTCGAGTAGATCGAAAGCTGAATGTTCTTGAATGTTCCGACTCGGCACAACGCCGATTCGGGAACCAGCGGAATTTGGAATCGATCGTAGATGAAGGAAGCCAGCGGAAATTAGCAAAACTGCAAGAACAATCAACAACCATTGAACTGGCTCTGTTAACTGTTGGGTTAAAGCCCGAAGCTTTTTCAGTGTCCGTTCAATGGGACGAGCATGAAGGGTATCTGCAGTGTGTCGGGCTTGACCGCCGGCTCACCCGTTTGGAGAAAATGGTGCACCAGCAGCAGATGAGGCTTGCCGAAGCCGATTTTCAGCTTCTTGAAAAAAAAGAAGAAGCCGAAGCCGCGCTCATTAAAATGAAGGAGCGCTCTGCTCCGCTCATTGCACTGAGCAGCACGACGGCACTCATTCCAATGTTTGGCGATCTGGACTCCGCCCTGATGGAGCACACAAAAGATGTATTATCACAATGTTTTTACGACGGGAATTATGAATACCTGTACATCGATTTTACAGCAGTGGATTTGATTACACTGTCCGGTATTGAGCATTTTAACCAGCTCGTTGACATTCTGCTCTTACTTGATGCGAACATACGAATTGTAGGGGTGAAACCTGTCCACGCGCCGTTTTTAAAAAACCATCGGCACAGCGGTCTTGTTTATGCCAGCTCCATTCAAATAGAAAGCGAAAGCCTGTCGGAGAAATAA
- a CDS encoding antibiotic biosynthesis monooxygenase family protein — protein MSYIVHSIVNVPPDKVDETISIYQNRSKLVDEYEGFVSFGLLQNEKRPSELTVQLVWESKEAYMKWVTSEAFQKVHDLEKNYPDQELASIVPQVQKYRVVAT, from the coding sequence ATGAGCTATATTGTTCATTCCATTGTCAACGTGCCGCCGGATAAGGTTGATGAAACCATTTCTATTTATCAAAACCGGTCCAAGCTTGTGGACGAGTATGAAGGCTTCGTATCTTTCGGGCTGCTTCAAAATGAAAAGCGTCCATCTGAATTAACCGTTCAGCTCGTCTGGGAATCAAAAGAGGCTTATATGAAATGGGTAACAAGCGAAGCTTTTCAAAAAGTACACGATCTAGAAAAGAATTACCCGGATCAGGAGCTCGCCTCGATCGTCCCACAAGTGCAAAAGTATCGTGTGGTGGCTACATGA
- a CDS encoding YwbE family protein: MNGQNRSEIKPGLKVNVILKKDQRTGTKTSGTVKDILTKSSFHPHGIKVRLEDGQVGRVCDIL, encoded by the coding sequence ATGAACGGACAAAACAGGAGTGAGATTAAACCCGGCTTGAAGGTCAACGTCATTTTAAAGAAGGACCAGCGGACCGGCACTAAAACAAGCGGTACGGTCAAAGACATTTTAACAAAATCCAGTTTTCATCCGCACGGCATTAAAGTCCGTCTTGAAGATGGGCAGGTTGGACGAGTGTGTGATATTTTATGA
- a CDS encoding sporulation protein has protein sequence MMLRKYMSLLGIGSAQIDLVLPKQTYRPGEQIEAYFLIQGGTIEQRIIRIDCDLMLENHADETSKTIESRTILSSRTIAAEELNKVPFTFRLPEVLPVPGRDESYRFKTKLTFDQGAESVDQDWIKIVV, from the coding sequence ATGATGCTGCGAAAATATATGTCACTGCTGGGGATTGGCTCAGCTCAAATTGACCTCGTTCTGCCAAAGCAGACGTACAGACCTGGAGAACAAATTGAAGCCTACTTTTTAATTCAAGGAGGAACGATTGAACAGCGGATCATCCGGATCGATTGTGACTTGATGCTGGAAAACCATGCGGATGAAACAAGCAAAACGATTGAAAGCCGCACGATTCTATCCAGCCGCACCATTGCTGCGGAAGAATTAAACAAAGTGCCATTTACATTCCGGCTGCCAGAAGTCCTGCCGGTTCCAGGCCGTGATGAATCCTATCGATTTAAAACGAAGCTGACATTTGATCAAGGCGCAGAAAGCGTCGATCAGGATTGGATCAAAATTGTCGTGTAA
- a CDS encoding B12-binding domain-containing protein, with product MNTEAAQLAHLLLDGDVDASFAFLCDLREKGWTSVDIYQSIVGGAMQHIGSLWEQDDISVADEHLATATCDFMISRFHAQAKRKTSSRKVMFLCVEEEQHTLGMRMASLLFEENGWRTRMMGANLPLEHAVSAAEKWKPDVICLSVTILYHVPVLKSYAEALESLPFRPKIIVGSRLLSMYDLSPYCTPNTLFITDYKKLTDWMNDQSEGKASGAS from the coding sequence ATGAACACAGAAGCAGCGCAACTAGCCCATCTGCTGCTTGATGGCGATGTGGATGCAAGCTTTGCTTTTTTATGTGATCTTCGCGAAAAAGGGTGGACGTCGGTCGATATTTACCAGTCTATCGTCGGTGGGGCGATGCAGCATATCGGGTCTCTGTGGGAACAGGATGATATCTCCGTGGCAGATGAACATTTAGCAACGGCTACGTGTGATTTTATGATTTCCCGTTTTCATGCACAAGCGAAACGAAAAACATCCAGCCGTAAAGTGATGTTTTTATGTGTAGAAGAAGAGCAGCACACGCTCGGCATGCGGATGGCATCGCTGCTGTTTGAAGAAAACGGCTGGAGAACGCGGATGATGGGGGCGAATTTACCACTTGAACACGCCGTTTCTGCTGCAGAAAAGTGGAAGCCGGACGTGATTTGTTTATCCGTCACGATTCTGTATCATGTACCGGTCTTGAAATCGTATGCAGAAGCATTGGAGTCCTTGCCGTTCCGCCCGAAAATCATTGTCGGAAGCCGTCTTTTATCCATGTATGATTTATCACCTTATTGCACGCCGAACACGCTTTTTATAACGGATTATAAAAAGTTAACTGACTGGATGAATGATCAAAGCGAGGGGAAAGCAAGTGGGGCATCTTAA